A single Nostoc sp. PCC 7107 DNA region contains:
- a CDS encoding Uma2 family endonuclease, with protein sequence MVQTPSKPINLAEFLKLPETEPASEYIDGQIIQKPMPQGKHSTIQTEFSTTVNIVLKPQKIARAFSELRCSFGGRSIIPDVSVFTWERIPRDEKGEIANTFLIVPNWTIEILSPDQNQTKVTKNILHCLNFGTQMGWLIDPDEQTVFVYLPKQQPEVFDLAEQKPLVPSFANELNLHLGTLFGWLLE encoded by the coding sequence ATGGTACAGACCCCATCTAAACCTATAAATTTGGCGGAGTTTCTCAAGCTACCAGAAACTGAACCTGCTAGTGAATATATTGATGGGCAAATTATTCAAAAGCCAATGCCACAAGGTAAACACAGTACAATTCAAACTGAGTTCTCTACTACTGTCAACATAGTTCTGAAACCACAAAAGATTGCAAGAGCATTTTCAGAATTACGTTGCTCATTTGGTGGGCGTTCAATAATTCCAGATGTTTCTGTATTTACTTGGGAGAGAATTCCCCGCGACGAAAAAGGCGAGATTGCTAATACCTTTTTAATAGTTCCTAACTGGACAATTGAGATTTTGTCACCTGATCAAAACCAAACAAAAGTCACAAAAAATATTTTGCATTGCCTCAATTTTGGTACTCAAATGGGTTGGTTAATTGACCCGGATGAGCAAACTGTCTTTGTTTATCTACCCAAGCAACAACCAGAGGTTTTTGACCTAGCAGAACAAAAACCTCTGGTTCCGTCTTTTGCTAATGAGCTAAATCTACATTTAGGAACTTTGTTTGGCTGGTTATTAGAATAA
- a CDS encoding dienelactone hydrolase family protein, with the protein MVKITSIEINTSKIKISNGELQIDAYLAEPAQAGVFGAVIVFPEIFGVNSNIRDITELIAKQGYVTVAPAMYQRTAPGFEIDYSPNDVGYSPEAYQLGLQYYQQVKYQEIFSDIQATIAYLKTLPHVNDRKIGAIGFCFGGHVAYMAATLPDIKATASFYGGGITTSSYGEETPTINRTSEIKGTIYTFFGNRDTLISQTENEQIEAELKKHQINHRVFRYDAGHGFFHGFFKDKYPLIEQHPSYNPEAALDAWQHVLELLQNHLN; encoded by the coding sequence ATGGTAAAAATAACAAGCATCGAAATTAACACGTCAAAAATCAAAATATCTAACGGTGAGTTACAAATTGATGCTTATTTAGCTGAACCAGCACAAGCAGGAGTTTTTGGCGCTGTTATAGTTTTTCCCGAAATTTTTGGAGTTAATAGTAATATTCGGGATATTACCGAACTCATAGCAAAGCAAGGATATGTAACAGTAGCACCTGCAATGTATCAAAGAACTGCTCCAGGTTTTGAGATTGACTATAGCCCTAATGATGTTGGATATAGCCCAGAAGCTTATCAGCTTGGGTTGCAATACTATCAACAAGTAAAGTATCAAGAAATTTTCAGCGATATTCAAGCCACGATCGCCTATCTTAAAACTTTACCCCATGTTAACGATCGCAAAATTGGCGCTATTGGTTTTTGCTTTGGCGGTCATGTAGCTTATATGGCTGCAACTTTACCCGATATCAAAGCTACGGCTTCGTTTTATGGTGGTGGGATTACCACTTCTAGTTATGGTGAAGAAACTCCCACGATTAATCGCACCTCCGAAATTAAAGGTACTATTTATACATTTTTTGGTAACAGAGATACATTAATTTCCCAAACAGAAAACGAGCAAATTGAGGCAGAACTCAAGAAACATCAAATCAATCATCGTGTATTTCGATACGATGCAGGACATGGATTTTTCCACGGATTCTTTAAAGATAAGTATCCATTAATAGAACAGCACCCCAGTTACAATCCCGAAGCGGCTCTTG
- a CDS encoding AI-2E family transporter — protein MQSANKLPRWLSYGLAFPLIILNGWLLIQVVKYFQPLVSVVAIAILLAFVLNYPIQFFHRRGVPRNLAIIGVLLLAVVILAGVGVTLVPVILQQLNELANILPSWIDSGLQQLEAFQNWAATQQLPLNLRGLALQLLERLSNQFQSFTGRILGFAFDTIGVVVNILIAAVLTIYLILNGENLWNGIYHWFPEHIGTKVRQLLREDFQNYFIGQATLGAILAVLVTLAFVALRIPLALLFGIAIGFFSLFPFGTGIGIGLVSLLVALENFWLGMEVLGVAVALDQINSNIVAPRILGNLTGLNPVWVVISLLIGAKLGGVLGLLIAIPLASFIKDIADSWRAGELTQTIVTSKDSVKVAPMEINQENYVSKS, from the coding sequence ATGCAATCAGCAAACAAACTACCACGATGGTTAAGTTATGGCTTGGCGTTTCCGCTAATCATTCTCAACGGTTGGTTATTAATCCAGGTCGTCAAGTATTTTCAACCCTTGGTGAGTGTAGTGGCGATCGCTATCCTACTAGCTTTTGTCTTAAACTACCCCATCCAGTTCTTTCACAGACGCGGTGTACCACGGAACTTGGCTATTATTGGAGTCTTGCTGTTAGCTGTGGTGATTTTAGCGGGTGTGGGTGTCACCTTAGTGCCAGTTATCTTGCAACAGCTAAATGAACTAGCTAATATTCTCCCTTCTTGGATAGATTCTGGCTTACAACAATTAGAAGCTTTTCAAAATTGGGCAGCTACCCAACAACTCCCTTTAAATTTAAGGGGTTTAGCTCTCCAACTTTTAGAAAGATTATCTAATCAATTCCAATCTTTTACAGGCAGAATTCTCGGTTTTGCCTTTGACACTATTGGAGTTGTAGTTAATATCTTAATTGCCGCTGTTTTGACTATTTACTTAATCTTAAATGGTGAAAATTTGTGGAATGGAATTTATCATTGGTTTCCTGAACATATCGGCACAAAAGTTAGGCAATTACTCCGAGAAGATTTTCAGAATTATTTTATTGGTCAGGCAACACTAGGGGCTATTTTAGCTGTATTAGTGACATTAGCATTTGTCGCATTACGAATTCCCCTTGCTTTATTGTTTGGAATTGCGATTGGCTTTTTCTCATTATTTCCCTTTGGTACAGGGATAGGAATTGGACTAGTTAGCTTATTAGTAGCTTTAGAAAATTTCTGGTTAGGTATGGAAGTTTTGGGTGTAGCAGTAGCTCTTGATCAAATCAATTCTAATATTGTCGCGCCTAGAATTTTAGGGAATTTAACTGGCTTAAATCCCGTGTGGGTTGTGATTTCCTTGCTTATAGGTGCAAAATTAGGTGGTGTTTTAGGATTATTAATTGCGATTCCACTTGCTAGTTTTATTAAGGACATTGCTGATAGTTGGCGAGCCGGAGAACTTACCCAAACGATTGTTACTAGTAAGGATAGTGTAAAAGTTGCACCAATGGAAATAAATCAAGAAAATTACGTCAGCAAAAGTTAA
- a CDS encoding pathogenesis-like protein, with protein MTSPESHDLPLWVQDRDKVIAASTDVEWRYQTPPDYSRSKENLAKESVCHHVEGSLEAIVQNLVRTFEMEVSFKSNPQQWLSVVSDKFRVSTNGGKEYTAAELGNQGTYNLFMADSEHYKASEESFESSAKIFHTTFPQGFPWEVLEVYSGPPNVSFKWRHWGHFRAAYKGYAPTGETIEIIGMSVARVTDDLKIISVEHYFDNTLFLDKLTAGGQQTNSEIKGSSCPFSSWFSKFRKS; from the coding sequence ATGACCTCACCAGAATCTCACGACCTACCGCTTTGGGTACAAGATAGGGATAAAGTTATCGCCGCCAGCACGGATGTTGAGTGGCGCTATCAAACACCTCCTGATTATTCTCGTTCCAAAGAAAATCTTGCCAAAGAAAGTGTATGTCATCATGTTGAAGGATCGTTAGAAGCGATCGTGCAAAACTTGGTAAGAACCTTCGAGATGGAGGTATCATTCAAATCTAATCCACAGCAGTGGTTATCAGTTGTGAGTGACAAGTTTCGTGTAAGTACCAATGGCGGAAAAGAGTACACAGCCGCAGAGTTAGGCAACCAAGGTACTTACAATTTGTTTATGGCTGATTCTGAACATTACAAAGCTTCAGAAGAAAGCTTTGAATCATCAGCTAAAATCTTCCACACAACATTTCCCCAAGGTTTCCCTTGGGAAGTGCTGGAAGTGTACTCAGGGCCACCAAACGTGTCATTCAAGTGGCGGCACTGGGGACATTTTAGAGCTGCATACAAAGGTTATGCACCCACTGGAGAGACAATTGAAATTATCGGTATGAGTGTTGCTCGTGTCACCGACGATTTAAAGATTATTTCCGTAGAACACTATTTTGACAACACGCTGTTTTTAGACAAACTGACAGCTGGTGGTCAACAAACAAATAGTGAAATTAAAGGAAGTAGTTGTCCCTTCAGTTCTTGGTTCTCAAAATTTCGTAAGAGTTAG
- a CDS encoding pyridoxine 5'-phosphate synthase: MPTLGVNIDHIATIRQARRTVEPDPVAAAVLAELGGADGITVHLREDRRHIQDRDVRLLRQTVRTHLNLEMAATDEMVAIALDIKPDYVTLVPEKREEVTTEGGLDIVGQIARIGEIVDKLQSAGIPVSLFIDAESAQIEASVKIQAKFIELHTGQYAEAKDETNRQQKLAILAQGCKQAINFGLRVNAGHGLTYWNVSPVAALPGMEELNIGHTIISRAALVGIERAVREMKQAILKYEV; this comes from the coding sequence TTGCCTACACTTGGAGTTAACATCGACCATATTGCCACCATCCGACAAGCGCGGCGGACAGTGGAACCAGACCCCGTGGCGGCGGCTGTACTAGCTGAATTAGGGGGTGCAGATGGAATTACGGTACATTTGCGAGAAGACAGGCGGCATATTCAAGACCGAGATGTACGTTTGTTACGGCAAACAGTGAGAACCCATCTTAATCTAGAAATGGCCGCTACAGATGAAATGGTAGCGATCGCTCTTGACATTAAACCAGATTATGTAACGTTAGTACCGGAAAAACGCGAAGAAGTCACAACAGAAGGCGGACTGGATATAGTTGGGCAAATTGCTAGAATAGGAGAAATTGTCGATAAACTGCAAAGCGCTGGCATTCCTGTCAGTTTGTTTATCGATGCTGAATCAGCACAAATCGAAGCCTCTGTCAAAATACAAGCAAAATTCATTGAACTGCACACTGGCCAGTATGCTGAAGCAAAAGATGAAACCAATCGCCAGCAAAAACTAGCAATATTAGCTCAAGGGTGCAAACAAGCAATCAACTTTGGATTGCGCGTGAATGCTGGTCATGGACTTACTTACTGGAATGTTTCTCCTGTCGCCGCGCTTCCAGGAATGGAAGAACTAAACATCGGTCATACTATCATCAGTCGGGCAGCTTTAGTTGGCATAGAAAGAGCAGTCAGAGAGATGAAACAAGCCATACTGAAGTATGAAGTATGA
- a CDS encoding MgPME-cyclase complex family protein has translation MQTYYYVLASQRFLVQEEPLEEVLKERTRHYHENEKQIDFWLVEQPAFLEAPEMLEVKANCPKPAAAIISTNPQFITWLKLRLEYVITGEFNAPSVTIPEPLASLASVS, from the coding sequence ATGCAAACATATTATTACGTTTTAGCCAGCCAGCGCTTTCTAGTTCAAGAAGAACCCCTAGAGGAAGTGCTTAAAGAACGCACTCGTCATTATCATGAAAATGAAAAACAAATTGATTTTTGGTTAGTTGAACAACCAGCCTTTTTAGAAGCGCCAGAAATGTTAGAAGTTAAAGCTAATTGTCCCAAACCAGCAGCCGCAATTATATCTACAAATCCCCAATTTATTACCTGGCTGAAACTGCGATTAGAATACGTGATTACAGGAGAATTTAATGCACCTTCAGTAACGATTCCAGAGCCTTTGGCATCTCTTGCTAGTGTTTCTTAG
- a CDS encoding divergent PAP2 family protein yields the protein MQDIADILDNRVLVVALIACFIAQALKLVIEVVKNQKLNVRVLVTTGGMPSAHSALVTALAAGIGQTVGWASPEFALATVFAIIVMYDAAGVRQAAGKQARILNQMIAELFDEKHEFSQDRLKELLGHTPVQVIAGSALGITIYWLARAAY from the coding sequence ATGCAGGACATAGCCGATATTTTAGACAACCGGGTGCTGGTGGTAGCGCTGATAGCTTGTTTTATTGCTCAAGCATTGAAACTGGTTATTGAGGTAGTCAAAAATCAAAAACTGAATGTGCGTGTTTTAGTTACGACTGGAGGTATGCCCAGCGCTCATTCGGCTCTAGTCACAGCCCTAGCAGCTGGTATTGGACAAACTGTTGGTTGGGCATCGCCGGAATTTGCCTTGGCCACAGTTTTTGCCATTATCGTGATGTATGATGCAGCTGGAGTTCGTCAAGCTGCGGGTAAACAAGCTCGCATACTCAATCAAATGATTGCTGAATTATTTGATGAAAAGCACGAATTTAGCCAAGACCGCCTCAAGGAATTACTGGGACACACACCAGTACAAGTAATAGCTGGTTCAGCTTTAGGGATCACTATTTACTGGTTGGCAAGGGCGGCTTATTAA
- a CDS encoding NUDIX hydrolase: MTNQLPEVAIAILYQDNKYLMQLRDNIPNIPAAGCWGFFGGHIEPGETPEVAVKREILEEIGYDLPTFAKFGYYPDEKVIRHVFQAPLLVDINQLELNEGWDMGLLTPEDIRSGSCYSAVAGEVRPLGSMHQKIMLDFINQQSADK; the protein is encoded by the coding sequence ATGACTAACCAACTACCAGAAGTAGCGATCGCTATTCTTTACCAAGACAATAAGTATCTCATGCAGCTGCGAGATAATATCCCCAATATTCCGGCTGCTGGTTGCTGGGGTTTTTTTGGCGGACATATTGAACCCGGCGAAACCCCAGAAGTAGCGGTCAAACGAGAAATTCTCGAAGAAATTGGATATGATTTGCCAACATTTGCCAAATTTGGCTATTACCCCGATGAAAAAGTTATCCGCCATGTTTTTCAGGCTCCCTTGTTAGTGGACATAAATCAACTGGAACTGAATGAAGGCTGGGATATGGGACTTTTAACACCAGAAGATATTCGCAGTGGTAGTTGTTACTCAGCCGTGGCTGGCGAAGTCCGACCATTGGGGTCGATGCACCAAAAAATTATGCTGGATTTTATCAATCAACAAAGTGCTGACAAGTGA
- a CDS encoding Uma2 family endonuclease, which yields MLLKLQQIIVKPGQQMLLKDISWQQLENILEEMGDKRAARISYSNGWLEIMVPLPEHEKDKELIGDLVKILLDKLQIDFEPFGSTTLKNERMRQAVEPDTSFYIQNQAAVIGKNRIDLNIDPPPDLAIEVDITSRTQFNNYEILGVPELWRYTKQGLEIFVLQDGKYIQSQSSPNFPNIPIIELVNEYVQQCLTSGRSQAMRNFRKWMENNLSNR from the coding sequence ATGCTTTTAAAACTGCAACAAATTATCGTCAAACCGGGACAACAAATGTTGCTTAAAGATATTAGTTGGCAGCAGTTAGAAAATATTTTAGAAGAAATGGGAGATAAACGTGCCGCACGTATCTCTTATAGTAATGGTTGGTTAGAAATTATGGTTCCTCTCCCTGAGCATGAAAAAGATAAAGAGTTAATTGGTGATTTAGTCAAAATTTTATTAGACAAACTCCAGATTGATTTTGAACCATTTGGTTCTACAACACTTAAAAATGAGCGAATGCGGCAAGCAGTAGAACCAGATACCTCTTTTTATATTCAAAATCAAGCTGCTGTGATTGGTAAAAATAGAATTGATTTAAATATAGATCCACCACCAGATTTAGCAATTGAAGTTGATATTACCTCACGGACTCAATTTAATAACTATGAAATTTTAGGAGTTCCTGAACTTTGGCGATATACAAAACAAGGTTTAGAAATTTTTGTACTCCAAGATGGAAAATATATTCAATCTCAATCTAGCCCTAACTTTCCTAATATACCGATTATTGAATTAGTTAATGAGTATGTTCAGCAGTGTTTGACTAGCGGGAGAAGTCAAGCTATGCGTAATTTTAGGAAGTGGATGGAAAATAATTTATCAAACAGATAA
- the crtE gene encoding geranylgeranyl diphosphate synthase CrtE, which yields MVAADNLQKMPQTATFNLVAYLKERQKLCDTALDTCMPVIYPETIYESMRYSLLAGGKRVRPILCLATCEMMGGTIEMAMPTACAVEMIHTMSLIHDDLPAMDNDDYRRGRLTNHKVYGDDIAILAGDGLLAFAFELVATQTPENVPRDKVLQVIARLGRALGAAGLVGGQVVDLESEGKSDISLETLNFIHNHKTAALLEACVVCGGILAGASSEDVQRLTRYSQNIGLAFQIIDDILDVTATQEQLGKTAGKDLLAKKVTYPSLWGIEESRAKAQQLIESACAELEPYGSLAQPLKAVAHFIVNRNN from the coding sequence ATGGTAGCAGCTGATAACCTTCAGAAGATGCCCCAAACAGCAACCTTTAACCTTGTCGCCTATCTCAAAGAGCGCCAAAAGCTTTGTGATACTGCTCTGGATACATGTATGCCAGTCATATATCCAGAAACGATTTATGAATCAATGCGCTACTCTCTCCTCGCTGGAGGGAAGCGTGTGCGTCCCATTCTCTGCCTTGCTACCTGTGAAATGATGGGCGGTACTATCGAAATGGCTATGCCTACAGCTTGTGCCGTAGAAATGATTCACACCATGTCATTAATTCACGATGACCTACCAGCAATGGACAATGATGATTATCGTCGTGGTAGATTGACGAATCACAAAGTCTATGGCGATGATATTGCCATTTTGGCTGGAGATGGATTACTCGCCTTTGCTTTTGAACTAGTTGCCACTCAAACACCAGAGAATGTTCCCAGAGACAAAGTTTTACAGGTAATTGCCCGCTTAGGCAGAGCGCTAGGCGCAGCAGGTTTAGTCGGTGGGCAAGTAGTAGATTTGGAGTCAGAAGGTAAATCTGATATTTCTCTCGAAACCCTGAATTTTATTCACAACCATAAAACTGCGGCCCTGCTGGAAGCTTGTGTGGTTTGTGGTGGTATCTTGGCAGGTGCATCGTCAGAAGATGTACAACGACTGACTCGCTACTCACAAAACATCGGTCTGGCATTCCAAATTATTGATGATATTTTGGATGTGACTGCAACTCAAGAACAACTAGGTAAAACAGCTGGTAAAGACCTGTTAGCTAAAAAAGTCACCTACCCTAGTCTGTGGGGAATTGAGGAATCACGCGCTAAAGCTCAACAGCTAATTGAGTCAGCTTGTGCAGAATTAGAACCTTATGGTAGTCTGGCACAACCACTCAAAGCCGTAGCTCACTTTATTGTTAATCGCAATAACTAG
- a CDS encoding alkaline phosphatase: MESHQPSKVNRRQFLLRSAVTAGGIIGTNLVSKSHVFGQAPAIITSEKMRPGIPFGVSSGDISENNVVIWSRSDRPARMIVEYSTSESFRNLRRIPGPVALETSDFTARLNLRNLPQNQQIFYRVIFQDLNYRNVYSAPVRGSFRTPPKYGRDICFVWGGDTAGQGWGINPDFGGMKIYETMRQLQPDFFIHSGDNIYADGPIESQVTLDDGTIWRNITTPEKSKVAETLAEFRGNYKYNLMDENIKCFNAEVPILSQWDDHEVTNNWYPGEILTNVGGDARYTVKDVNLLAERARQAFLEYMPIQYDNDPERTRIYRSFEYGSLLDIFMLDERTYRGANSPNNQPKQSPATDFLSKRQVQWLKRQLLSSKATWKVIASDMPLGLIVRDGATDFEAWANGDGPALGRELELADLLRFIKNKNIKNVVWFTADVHYAAAHYYDPNKAQFQDFKPFWEFVAGPLNAGTFGPNQLENTFGPQLVFQSLPAGTRANRPPSEGLQFFGAVQINAYTKVMTVSLRNLAGQVVYSVDLPPEKY, translated from the coding sequence ATGGAATCTCATCAGCCATCAAAGGTAAATCGTCGCCAATTTTTACTACGTTCAGCGGTGACAGCCGGTGGAATTATTGGCACAAATCTTGTCTCTAAATCACACGTTTTTGGTCAAGCACCAGCCATTATTACTTCCGAAAAAATGCGCCCTGGTATACCTTTTGGTGTATCTAGTGGCGATATAAGCGAAAATAACGTTGTGATTTGGAGTCGGAGCGATCGCCCCGCCAGAATGATCGTAGAATATTCTACTAGCGAATCGTTCCGCAATTTGCGGCGCATCCCTGGGCCTGTAGCTTTAGAAACTAGCGACTTTACCGCCAGACTCAACTTGAGAAATCTCCCTCAAAATCAACAGATATTTTATCGAGTAATTTTTCAAGATTTAAATTATCGTAACGTTTATAGCGCACCAGTTAGAGGTTCTTTCCGCACTCCACCTAAATATGGGCGAGATATCTGCTTTGTTTGGGGTGGTGACACTGCAGGTCAAGGATGGGGGATAAATCCTGACTTTGGTGGGATGAAAATCTATGAAACCATGCGCCAACTTCAGCCGGACTTTTTCATCCATTCTGGCGATAATATCTATGCTGATGGCCCCATTGAATCACAAGTAACCCTCGATGATGGCACAATTTGGCGAAACATCACCACACCAGAAAAATCTAAAGTAGCTGAAACTTTAGCAGAGTTTCGGGGTAATTATAAATACAACTTGATGGATGAAAACATCAAATGTTTCAATGCTGAAGTGCCAATTTTATCGCAGTGGGACGACCACGAAGTTACAAATAACTGGTATCCCGGTGAAATACTTACTAATGTAGGTGGCGATGCTCGCTACACAGTCAAAGATGTTAACTTGTTAGCAGAAAGGGCAAGACAGGCATTTTTAGAATATATGCCTATTCAGTATGATAATGACCCAGAAAGAACGAGAATTTATCGTTCTTTTGAGTATGGGTCATTGCTAGATATTTTCATGCTGGATGAGCGCACTTATAGAGGGGCAAATTCTCCCAATAATCAGCCAAAACAAAGTCCAGCAACAGATTTTTTAAGTAAAAGACAAGTGCAATGGCTAAAACGACAATTACTTTCATCCAAAGCAACTTGGAAAGTAATTGCCAGTGATATGCCTTTAGGACTGATAGTGAGAGATGGTGCGACTGACTTTGAAGCTTGGGCCAATGGTGATGGCCCCGCTTTAGGCAGAGAATTAGAATTAGCAGACTTACTGCGGTTTATCAAAAATAAAAATATCAAAAATGTGGTGTGGTTCACGGCGGATGTTCATTACGCCGCCGCCCACTACTACGACCCCAATAAAGCCCAGTTCCAAGACTTTAAACCTTTCTGGGAATTTGTCGCCGGGCCGTTGAATGCAGGTACATTTGGGCCAAATCAATTAGAAAATACCTTCGGCCCACAGTTAGTATTTCAAAGCTTACCTGCGGGTACAAGAGCAAATCGTCCCCCAAGTGAAGGGTTGCAATTTTTTGGCGCAGTCCAAATTAATGCTTATACCAAGGTAATGACAGTTTCACTACGTAATTTAGCAGGACAAGTTGTTTACAGCGTAGATTTGCCACCAGAAAAATATTAA
- the folD gene encoding bifunctional methylenetetrahydrofolate dehydrogenase/methenyltetrahydrofolate cyclohydrolase FolD, with protein METTTAKLLDGKALAAKIYQQLKTQIHQLQAKVGRPPGLAVLMVGDNPASAAYVRNKEKACAKVGIASFGKHFPQNTSQQELAAVIAELNQDEKVDGILVQLPLPDHLDAVSLLHQIHPDKDADGLHPVNLGRLVRGESGLRSCTPAGVMHLLAEYNIPLRGKNAVVVGRSILVGKPMALMLLEADATVTVAHSRSHNLANITKNADILIAAVGCPGLITADMVKQGAIVVDVGMNRVTDANGNSRLVGDVDLASIAGVAEYFTPVPGGVGPMTVAILLQNTFTSYLRATS; from the coding sequence ATGGAAACAACAACTGCCAAACTTCTTGATGGTAAAGCCTTAGCCGCAAAAATATACCAGCAGCTAAAAACACAAATTCACCAATTACAAGCCAAAGTTGGCCGTCCTCCCGGTTTAGCAGTGTTGATGGTTGGCGATAACCCCGCCTCTGCTGCTTATGTCCGCAACAAAGAAAAAGCCTGTGCCAAGGTGGGTATTGCCTCTTTTGGTAAGCATTTTCCTCAAAATACTAGCCAACAAGAATTAGCGGCGGTAATTGCCGAACTCAACCAGGATGAAAAGGTAGATGGAATTCTGGTGCAGCTACCCTTACCTGACCATTTGGATGCTGTGTCTCTGTTACATCAAATACATCCAGATAAAGATGCAGATGGACTGCACCCAGTGAATTTAGGACGACTGGTACGAGGAGAAAGCGGGTTACGTAGTTGCACTCCTGCGGGAGTGATGCACTTGCTGGCAGAATATAATATTCCGCTGCGGGGAAAAAACGCGGTGGTTGTAGGACGCAGCATTTTAGTAGGCAAGCCAATGGCCTTGATGCTACTAGAAGCAGATGCTACTGTCACAGTTGCCCACTCGCGATCGCATAATCTTGCTAACATCACCAAGAATGCCGATATACTCATCGCCGCAGTCGGTTGTCCAGGACTCATTACCGCTGACATGGTAAAACAGGGTGCGATCGTGGTAGATGTGGGGATGAACCGCGTCACTGATGCCAATGGCAATAGTCGCTTAGTCGGTGATGTCGATTTGGCATCAATTGCTGGTGTGGCAGAATATTTCACCCCCGTTCCCGGTGGTGTTGGCCCTATGACCGTTGCCATACTATTGCAAAACACCTTTACCAGTTATTTACGCGCTACAAGCTAG